The DNA segment AAATCGACCTTGTTCAACCGCCTGACCGGTGCCGAAGTGCTGGCCAAGGATATGTTGTTTGCAACCCTTGATCCGACGATGCGCGCAGTGCGCCTGCCCACAGGCAAGGACATTATCCTGTCCGATACGGTGGGCTTCATCTCGGACCTGCCGACGCAACTGATCGCGGCGTTTCGCGCCACTCTGGAAGAGGTGCTGGAGGCGGATCTGATTGTGCATGTCCGCGACATCGCGCACCCCGAGACAGAAGAACAGGCGCGCAATGTCCGCGATATTCTGGCGGATCTGGGGGTTGGTGTGCATACGCGCCAGATCGCGCTTTGGAACAAGGCAGACCTTTTGCCACCAGAGCAGCACGCGGCCTTGGCCGAGCGCGCGCAGACGGAGAAAGATGTCTATCTTGGTTCTTCAGTTACAGGGCAGGGGTTGGAGGCGTTCTTCACCACATTGACCGAGCAACTGGACGATACCCGCCATACCGCCGAGATTCATCTGACCTTTGCACAAGGGCGCGTGCGTGCTTGGCTGTTCGAGCAAGGCGTGGTCGAGCAAGAGCAGCAGGATCAGCAAGGATACGCGCTTCAGGTCAATTGGACCGACAAGCAAAAACGCCAGTTCAGGTCCATGCTGCAAGGCGAATAGGGGCGGTTTGGGCGGCAACGTCCCATAGGTTGCGGCGTGACTGTGCTTTGAATAGCACGGCCCGATACACCAGCCTTGGCGCGAAGGGCTGGTTTGTGTTAACCTTTCATTCAGTAAAATATGGGTAAGGCCTATAAAACGCCATAATTAAAATCTAATTAAGAACCAGCCAGACCGAAGCAGATTTTGGCGCATAAATGTTTAAAATTGGCTATTTCGCGGTTTGTGTGGGTGGCTTGGTTTCCGTTCATTTGCCTGTGGCACAAGATGTTGTGCGGTAGGGTGACGCTGGTAAGTGGGTGAGATTGCCTGCGATGAGGTATGACATGTTGATGAGGTTGCGGGTTTTGCGATACCCGCGCGCCCGAGCCTTTGCGGCCTGAATGAGGCCGTTGATGGCTTCGACAGCGCCGTTGCTCAGATCGCTGTCAAAACCGTTAAGTATACCATCCCAGTGCGCCTTGAGTGTCAGAGCGAGTTTCTTGAATGCTGGCAGCCTGCTGCGGCGCGCCCATTGAAACCAGGCGGTAAGCCGTTCTTCGGCCTCTGCCTTGGACTCGGCTTCAGCAAAGATGTCGCGCAAAGCCTCTTTCAAGCGAAACGCGCGTCCTGTTTTCAGGTGCATCCGAGATAGATCATGATGCTGTGTGATCTGCCGCTTCGTCCATCTCTTCTTGTCCTTGAGCCACATCCAGCGGCTGTGTTTCAACTCAGGTCTGCTGCGTACTTCGGCGCGGCGAACCTCTTCAAGCGCCACATTGGCCAGTTGGATGACATGGAATGGGTCGAAGGTAACATCCGCGTTCGGCAGATGCTTTGCGACGCCAGAAATGTAGGCCCTACTCATATCGATACAGGCAGCGGAGATGGCATCGGGATCACCGCCATGGGCGCGCAGATCTTCACCGAAAGCCGCCACAGTCTTTGCATCACGTCCTTCACAGGCAAAGAGAAGCCTGCCGGCCAGAAGGTCGTGAAATAGGGTGATGTAATTATGCCCGCGGCGCGCAGCTGTCTCGTCAATCCCAAGGGCGGTCACGGCGCTGAAGTCTTCGCGATCTCGCGCTGACGACACGTAATGGTCAAGAACCCGCCAGAGGCGATCGTCACCAACATCAAGCATATCAGCAACAGCCTTCACCGGCATCTGTCGCACCAGCGCAATCACAAAGGCTTCAAACAACTGACTGAAACCGCTGCCACTGCGCGCCCAGGGGACCGGAACCTGTCCGGTCTTGCTACATTGGCTGCAAGCAACACGTGGCACATCGGCATGGATGAAAGCCTTGTGCTCGAAAAAACGCAGGTGTTCCCAGATCCTGGATCGCGTGTCATGGACGGGCTGATCGGGCGCGCCACAGGAGGGACAAGCAAATCGACTTCCCGCCTTGAAGCGGACGTCAAAGTGGATCTCTTTGAGTTTGGCGTCAAAACGTACGTCCGTGACACTCCACGGAGCCTGCAGGCCAAGAGCTGTCGTGAACAAACTTGTCTCGGGACCCATGAATGCCTCCTCATCCGCTGGTTTCAGGAAGCTTCACCCTATCCAAAAAAACTGCCGCAGCTCAACAGGCTCGGCGCGTCTGACGCTGCGATATTTGAGGTCTCCGCGACAGACGCGCCTTATGTTGTGACCACAATATCTGGTAGAAGATTCAATCCGCCGCCCACCAGCAACCCACACAAATCGCGAAGGGACCTTAAAATTTTCGAAGTGAACGGGATGCACCCCTATGGCCAATGATTTATCTTCTCAAGCTTTGTCCGTCACTGAAGCGTCTTTCGCTGCTCCCGATCCTATGAACGAGCAGTATGACACAATCTTCTACCTCATTCGCCAGACCACGGGTGCAAGTCATGTGGCCATTCAATTCGACGGCGCGCCGATGCAGGCCGTGCCGGTCGATCTTGCCTGCATTCAGGCGCCCCTTGTGCATCAGGGGCGTCGGATCGGGGTTTTGCGGGCCTATGCGAAAGAATTTGAATCAGGTGCGGCACATATGCTGGCCGGTTTTGCCGTGCTTGCCGCCGAACATCACGCGCTTTGGTCGGTTGCGCATTGCGACATGCTGACACGGGCCATGACACGCCGCGCCTTTATGGCCGATCTGGGCCGCGCCGTGGCGACATGGCAGCGTGGCGGGGTTCCGTGTTCGTTGGTGGTGTTCGATCTCGACCACTTCAAAAAGATAAACGACACCTATGGCCATGCAGCAGGCGACGCGGTTCTGCGTGCAGTGGCGCATGTCGTTCAGTCGGAATTGCGCCCCTGTGACCGGCTTGGCCGGTTGGGCGGCGAGGAGTTCGGCGTTATTTTATTGGCCGATGCAGAATCTGCGATGGAAATAGCAGAACGCCTGCGCGCTGTCATTGAGGGAACAATTGTACGCGATTATCCCGTGATTGAATTTACGGCCAGTCTGGGCGTTGCAACCTGCACTGCGCTGACAGACACCCGTGAAACCTTGATGTCGACAGCCGATGAGTACCTGTATCAAGCCAAAGAAGCCGGGCGCAACCGCGTGTTGGGTGCAGTCAGCATTCCCGAGTTTGAGCTGTTTGATTAAGTTTGCGCATCGCGTATACAGGAAATTGTCCCGATCTTGAATTTGGGGCTTTGAACTGGCGTCGATAATCCATAAATGGAATGCGTATGATCGCGTAGTCTATCTGGCTGACGCGGCAGAGGGAGACACTCATGCTGAACAATATTGGGCCTGCTGGCTTCATCATCATTGCGGTTGTCGTGCTTGTGCTTTTCGGACGCGGCAAGGTAAGTGCGCTGATGGGCGAAGTGGGCAAAGGGATCACCTCGTTCAAGAAGGGCCTGAAAGACGGCTCTGAAGAGATCGAGAAGACCTCGGATGAAGATGGCGTGACGAACGCGCGCGACATCACCCCTGAAAACGACAAGGACAAGGTCTGACCCACGCGGTCCCTGATTCGGATCAGGGCGCTGTGTGTGGTGCAGGATTGGACTGTCGTAAACCTGAGTGTTCAGGTGCAAAGGGGATGTGATGTTTGATCTCGGCTGGACAGAGCTGATGGTGATCGGCATCGTGGCTTTGATCGTGGTGGGTCCAAAAGACCTGCCCAAAATGTTTCGATCGCTTGGTCAGTTCACGGCCAAGGCAAGATCTATGGCGCGCGAGTTTCAGCGCGCAATGGATGACGCTGCGGATTCGACGGGCGTCAAAGATGTGGCGCGCGATCTGCGCCGCGCGACAGACCCGCAAAGCATGGGGCTGGATGAAGTCAACAAGATGCGCAACTGGGACCCGTTGAAAGATCCGGGCAAAAAGGGGAAGGGCGCAAAACCTGCCGCTGTCGAAGCTGACCCGGAAAGCGCCGAGGATGACGAAGAGGCCATGGACCGCATCTCTGCCGAAATGGACACTCTGCGCAAAGAGCGTGCGCCAAAACCTGTGACCCCCAAAGCTGCGGCTAAACCCGAAGCGCAGGCCAAGCCACAGACCAAAGCGCAGCCCAAACCCGAAGGCAAGCCAACACCCGCAACCAAGGCCAAAGCCGAAACGAAGGCCCCGCCCAAAACACCTGCCAAGCCCAAAGCCGCCGCAAAACCTAAATCGGCGAGCAAGCCTAAAGCTGCGGCCAAGGCCAATCAGACTGCGACATCGCCCGCGCCGTCAAACGCGCCCAAAGGTGATGCGACGGATAAGAGCAAAGCATGAGCACATCCAATTCGCGTGACGATATCGACGACAAGGGCGCGCCGCTTATCGAGCATCTGGCGGAACTGCGCAACCGGCTGATCAAGTCTGTTTTCGCTTTCGTTGTGGGGATGGTGCTGTGTTTCACGGTTGCCACGCCGATTTTCAACTTTCTGACGGCCCCTTTGTGTGATGCGCTGGCCTCGCGCGGGCAGGATTGCGACCTGATCTTCATCAGCCCGCAAGAGGGTTTCTTCGTGGCGATCAAGGTGTCGCTGCTGGGCGGCTTCATGCTGTCTTTCCCGGTAATCGCAAGTCAGATGTGGCGCTTTGTGGCCCCTGGTCTGTACCGGTCCGAGAAGCATGCCTTTCTGCCTTTCCTTGTGGCCTCGCCTTTCATGTTCTTTCTGGGTGCGTCGTTTGCGTTCTATGTGGTCACACCACTGGCCTACAACTTCTTCCTTGGCTTTCAACAGTTCGGCACAGGGGGCGAGGTTGTTGAGGGCGTTACCGGCGCGGCACCCTTGTCGGTGGTTTTTCAAGGCTCTGCGCAGGAATATCTGAACCTGACCATAAAATTCATCGTGGCTTTCGGCCTGTGTTTCCAGTTGCCGGTGTTGCTGACGCTGATGGGCAAGGCCGGGCTTGTTTCCGAAGCGGGTCTGCGGGCCGGGCGGAAATGGGCGATTGTGGGTATTCTGACGCTGGCCGCATTGGTGACCCCGCCGGATGTGATTACGCAGGTGATCCTGTTTGTGGTGGTTTACGGGCTCTATGAAATCTCGATCCGGCTGGTCGGCTATGTCGAACGCAAGCGCAACGAAGAGCTGCGCCGCGAAGGGCTGCTGGATGACGAGGATGACGAGATTTTCGAGGACGAGCTGGAAGACGAGAAATGACCTCTGGCTCTGACACGGGTTTTGCAGCGGATGACAGTTTGCGCCGGATCGCCGAGGCGCTGGAGCGGCTGTCACCCGCTGCAACCCCCGCGCCAGATTTGACGGCAGCAGAGGCCTTTGTCTGGCATGTTGCACCAGACCATCTGCAACCTGTAGCGCAGGTCAATCGGGTGTCGCTGGATCTGCTTGTTGGGATTGGCCGGTCGCGCGATACGCTTTTGACCAACACGTTGCAATTTGCAAAAGGTCTGCCTGCGAATAACGCCCTTCTATGGGGCGCGCGGGGGATGGGGAAATCGTCGCTGGTCAAGGCAGTTCATGCGCGCGCGCTGGAACTGGAACCTGCCTCTGCCCTGAAGCTGGTGGAAATTCAGCGCGAGGATTTGCCCTCAATCGGACGGCTGATGGCGCACATGCGCGCATCGCCTGCGCGGTTCATTCTGTTTTGCGATGATCTGTCCTTCAGTCATGATGACCAGCATTACAAATCGCTCAAGGCTGTTCTGGATGGCGGGGTTGAGGGGCGACCAGATAATGTCGTTCTTTACGCAACCTCGAACCGTCGGCACCTTATGCCGCGTGACATGATCGAGAATGAGCGGTCTTCCGCGATTTCACCGTCTGAAGCCGTGGAAGAGAAGGTCTCGCTTTCGGACAGGTTTGGCTTGTGGCTGGGCTTTCACCCCTGCGATCAGGACGAGTATCTGGCGATGATCGAAGGCTATTGCGCGGCTTATGGCTTGCACATTGCCCCGGATCGCCTGCGCGCCGAGGCGATTGAATGGCAGGCGACACGGGGCAGCCGTTCGGGGCGGGTTGCGTGGCAATTCTTTACTGACCTTGCCGGGCGC comes from the Roseinatronobacter monicus genome and includes:
- a CDS encoding ISL3 family transposase; the encoded protein is MGPETSLFTTALGLQAPWSVTDVRFDAKLKEIHFDVRFKAGSRFACPSCGAPDQPVHDTRSRIWEHLRFFEHKAFIHADVPRVACSQCSKTGQVPVPWARSGSGFSQLFEAFVIALVRQMPVKAVADMLDVGDDRLWRVLDHYVSSARDREDFSAVTALGIDETAARRGHNYITLFHDLLAGRLLFACEGRDAKTVAAFGEDLRAHGGDPDAISAACIDMSRAYISGVAKHLPNADVTFDPFHVIQLANVALEEVRRAEVRSRPELKHSRWMWLKDKKRWTKRQITQHHDLSRMHLKTGRAFRLKEALRDIFAEAESKAEAEERLTAWFQWARRSRLPAFKKLALTLKAHWDGILNGFDSDLSNGAVEAINGLIQAAKARARGYRKTRNLINMSYLIAGNLTHLPASPYRTTSCATGK
- a CDS encoding GGDEF domain-containing protein; this translates as MANDLSSQALSVTEASFAAPDPMNEQYDTIFYLIRQTTGASHVAIQFDGAPMQAVPVDLACIQAPLVHQGRRIGVLRAYAKEFESGAAHMLAGFAVLAAEHHALWSVAHCDMLTRAMTRRAFMADLGRAVATWQRGGVPCSLVVFDLDHFKKINDTYGHAAGDAVLRAVAHVVQSELRPCDRLGRLGGEEFGVILLADAESAMEIAERLRAVIEGTIVRDYPVIEFTASLGVATCTALTDTRETLMSTADEYLYQAKEAGRNRVLGAVSIPEFELFD
- a CDS encoding twin-arginine translocase TatA/TatE family subunit encodes the protein MLNNIGPAGFIIIAVVVLVLFGRGKVSALMGEVGKGITSFKKGLKDGSEEIEKTSDEDGVTNARDITPENDKDKV
- the tatB gene encoding Sec-independent protein translocase protein TatB, coding for MFDLGWTELMVIGIVALIVVGPKDLPKMFRSLGQFTAKARSMAREFQRAMDDAADSTGVKDVARDLRRATDPQSMGLDEVNKMRNWDPLKDPGKKGKGAKPAAVEADPESAEDDEEAMDRISAEMDTLRKERAPKPVTPKAAAKPEAQAKPQTKAQPKPEGKPTPATKAKAETKAPPKTPAKPKAAAKPKSASKPKAAAKANQTATSPAPSNAPKGDATDKSKA
- the tatC gene encoding twin-arginine translocase subunit TatC, with product MSTSNSRDDIDDKGAPLIEHLAELRNRLIKSVFAFVVGMVLCFTVATPIFNFLTAPLCDALASRGQDCDLIFISPQEGFFVAIKVSLLGGFMLSFPVIASQMWRFVAPGLYRSEKHAFLPFLVASPFMFFLGASFAFYVVTPLAYNFFLGFQQFGTGGEVVEGVTGAAPLSVVFQGSAQEYLNLTIKFIVAFGLCFQLPVLLTLMGKAGLVSEAGLRAGRKWAIVGILTLAALVTPPDVITQVILFVVVYGLYEISIRLVGYVERKRNEELRREGLLDDEDDEIFEDELEDEK
- a CDS encoding ATP-binding protein, with amino-acid sequence MTSGSDTGFAADDSLRRIAEALERLSPAATPAPDLTAAEAFVWHVAPDHLQPVAQVNRVSLDLLVGIGRSRDTLLTNTLQFAKGLPANNALLWGARGMGKSSLVKAVHARALELEPASALKLVEIQREDLPSIGRLMAHMRASPARFILFCDDLSFSHDDQHYKSLKAVLDGGVEGRPDNVVLYATSNRRHLMPRDMIENERSSAISPSEAVEEKVSLSDRFGLWLGFHPCDQDEYLAMIEGYCAAYGLHIAPDRLRAEAIEWQATRGSRSGRVAWQFFTDLAGREGVRL